The following coding sequences are from one Geodermatophilus normandii window:
- a CDS encoding ABC transporter substrate-binding protein, translating into MRISPKVLLGSAVCLLVTACTGQSASDDGGGGGENTLVYLIEQLEDAESLSRLEDHLADFTESSGIEVEVQQLDVDTMRTVLQTRLRSEEGPDVISFGSGPAFAGALAEAGLLYDLTDAYEENGWEVYDFAKERVTYGGRVYGIPGEMETVGLFYNADVFADLGIDPPRTLDDLRAVCRTLTEAGVVPMAFGDQDAWPGSHLLSMALSSAVGADGMEALFAGERSWDSPEVVDALTFWQEANANGWLGESPVSVDYDTMTAQYLSGEAAMIPTGSWFINDLAVGADFESGYVPFPAPGGEGVFAAGLGSGPMIAANTDDPEGAVALLDFFASEEHGQWSVENLQTIPPRPIDTEGLDVDPLLAQVLEDVSALSEGGGQLGYNIDVLMPEAFNEAMFDGVQAVLTGQSTPAEVAAAMQAASQQ; encoded by the coding sequence GTGCGCATCTCCCCGAAGGTCCTGCTGGGTTCCGCCGTGTGCCTGCTGGTGACGGCCTGCACCGGACAGTCGGCGTCCGACGACGGCGGTGGGGGTGGGGAGAACACGCTGGTGTACCTGATCGAGCAGCTCGAGGACGCCGAGTCGCTCAGTCGGCTCGAGGACCACCTGGCCGACTTCACCGAGTCCTCGGGCATCGAGGTCGAGGTGCAGCAGCTCGACGTCGACACCATGCGGACCGTCCTGCAGACCCGGCTGCGCTCCGAGGAGGGCCCCGACGTCATCAGCTTCGGTTCGGGGCCGGCTTTCGCCGGGGCCCTGGCCGAGGCAGGACTGCTCTACGACCTCACGGACGCCTACGAGGAGAACGGCTGGGAGGTCTACGACTTCGCCAAGGAGCGGGTCACCTACGGCGGGAGGGTGTACGGCATCCCCGGTGAGATGGAGACCGTCGGGCTCTTCTACAACGCCGACGTCTTCGCGGACCTCGGCATCGACCCGCCGCGGACCCTGGACGACCTCCGCGCCGTGTGCCGGACCCTCACCGAGGCCGGCGTCGTCCCGATGGCCTTCGGTGACCAGGACGCCTGGCCGGGCAGCCACCTGCTCAGCATGGCGCTGTCGAGCGCCGTGGGCGCCGACGGCATGGAGGCGCTGTTCGCCGGCGAGCGGTCCTGGGACTCCCCCGAGGTCGTCGACGCGCTGACCTTCTGGCAGGAGGCCAACGCCAACGGCTGGCTCGGGGAGTCACCGGTGTCGGTCGACTACGACACCATGACGGCGCAGTACCTCTCCGGTGAGGCCGCGATGATCCCCACCGGCAGCTGGTTCATCAACGACCTGGCCGTCGGTGCCGACTTCGAGTCCGGGTACGTGCCCTTCCCGGCGCCGGGTGGTGAGGGGGTGTTCGCCGCCGGGCTGGGCTCGGGGCCCATGATCGCCGCCAACACCGACGACCCCGAGGGCGCCGTCGCGCTCCTGGACTTCTTCGCCTCCGAGGAGCACGGCCAGTGGTCGGTGGAGAACCTGCAGACCATCCCGCCGCGGCCCATCGACACCGAGGGACTCGACGTCGACCCGCTGCTGGCCCAGGTGCTCGAGGACGTCTCCGCGCTCTCCGAGGGCGGCGGCCAGCTCGGCTACAACATCGACGTCCTCATGCCCGAGGCCTTCAACGAGGCGATGTTCGACGGCGTGCAGGCGGTGCTCACCGGCCAGTCGACACCGGCCGAGGTGGCGGCCGCCATGCAGGCGGCGTCGCAGCAGTGA
- a CDS encoding FAD-dependent oxidoreductase produces MTEPTTTPETADEARTVLVVGAGPVGLTAACELVRQGARVRLVDALPGPTTQSRAVVIHPRTQEHLAAMGVLDRIAAEGLAVTALEVRSGREATLRLRETTAHVDSRHPRILDLAQPETEAVLTGLATDLGIRVERGTSFDGLVQDDDGVTVTLTSPAGTTRQRYGWVVGTDGGHSRVRAAVGARLEGVFRGQHFLFADVAADSALSADTIRMFLHPDGLGGAFPMPGGRTRLLFLVDTPEPGAQPSLEQTQRLVDERMGGRWRIGDPRWLTYFEVHHGQVPQYRSGRVLLAGDAAHVHSPAAGQGMNTGIQDAVNLAWKLALVSTGRAAPALLDTYQAERHPVGAAVVRQTNALTNAMTASGPVAHARDLALTVLGHVPALSGRLVAAMTETTIAYRRSPAVTGLAGGRRQASPGDHAPDVPGLTTADGAEAWIGDLLRRPGCLLLTTASDPRWSSGCAAPSIRSARSSPWSPPLRARPRTPSSTPRERWPGATASATPASPSSGPTATSATCRPAPTTAP; encoded by the coding sequence GTGACCGAGCCGACGACCACTCCCGAGACCGCCGACGAGGCCCGGACCGTGCTGGTCGTCGGGGCCGGGCCGGTGGGCCTGACCGCGGCGTGCGAGCTGGTCCGCCAGGGCGCCCGCGTCCGGCTCGTCGACGCGCTCCCCGGACCGACCACGCAGTCGCGCGCCGTCGTCATCCACCCGCGCACCCAGGAGCACCTGGCCGCCATGGGAGTGCTCGACCGGATCGCGGCCGAGGGCCTGGCGGTCACCGCCCTGGAGGTGCGCAGCGGGCGGGAGGCCACCCTGCGGCTGCGCGAGACCACCGCGCACGTGGACTCCCGCCACCCCCGCATCCTCGACCTGGCCCAACCGGAGACCGAGGCGGTCCTCACCGGGCTGGCCACCGACCTCGGCATCCGCGTCGAGCGGGGCACGTCCTTCGACGGCCTGGTCCAGGACGACGACGGGGTCACCGTCACGCTGACCTCCCCGGCCGGGACCACGCGGCAGCGCTACGGCTGGGTCGTGGGCACCGACGGCGGCCACAGCCGGGTCCGGGCGGCCGTCGGCGCCCGCCTCGAGGGCGTGTTCCGGGGCCAGCACTTCCTGTTCGCCGACGTGGCCGCGGACAGCGCGCTCTCCGCGGACACCATCCGGATGTTCCTGCACCCGGACGGCCTCGGCGGCGCCTTCCCCATGCCCGGCGGGCGCACGCGGCTGCTGTTCCTCGTCGACACCCCGGAGCCCGGCGCGCAGCCGTCGCTCGAGCAGACCCAGCGGCTGGTCGACGAGCGGATGGGCGGGCGGTGGCGGATCGGCGACCCGCGGTGGCTCACGTACTTCGAGGTGCACCACGGGCAGGTCCCGCAGTACCGCTCCGGCCGGGTGCTGCTGGCCGGGGACGCCGCGCACGTCCACAGCCCGGCGGCCGGTCAGGGGATGAACACCGGGATCCAGGACGCGGTGAACCTGGCCTGGAAGCTCGCCCTGGTGAGCACCGGCCGGGCCGCGCCCGCGCTGCTCGACACCTACCAGGCCGAGCGGCACCCCGTCGGGGCCGCGGTCGTGCGGCAGACGAACGCCCTCACGAACGCGATGACCGCCTCCGGGCCCGTCGCGCACGCGCGCGACCTCGCGCTGACCGTCCTCGGGCACGTCCCGGCGCTGAGCGGCCGGCTCGTGGCGGCGATGACCGAGACGACCATCGCCTACCGGCGGAGCCCGGCCGTCACCGGCCTGGCCGGCGGCAGGCGGCAGGCCTCCCCCGGCGACCACGCCCCCGACGTCCCCGGGCTCACGACGGCCGACGGCGCCGAGGCGTGGATCGGGGACCTGCTCCGCCGCCCGGGCTGCCTGCTGCTGACGACCGCCTCCGACCCGCGCTGGTCGAGCGGCTGCGCGGCGCCCTCGATCCGCTCGGCACGGTCGTCCCCGTGGTCGCCACCGCTGCGGGCGCGCCCGCGGACGCCCTCGTCGACCCCGCGGGAGCGGTGGCCCGGCGCTACGGCATCGGCGACGCCGGCCTCGCCCTCGTCCGGCCCGACGGCTACCTCGGCTACCTGTCGGCCGGCGCCGACGACCGCGCCGTGA
- a CDS encoding YbjQ family protein, which translates to MLITTTNDVPGHRVEVVLGEVFGLTVRSRHAGAQIGAAMKSLTGGELKGLTKNLEESRQEALGRLTAAAEAAGADAVLAMRFDTTEMGGTWSEVCAYGTACRLARL; encoded by the coding sequence GTGCTCATCACGACGACGAACGACGTGCCGGGCCACCGGGTCGAGGTGGTGCTGGGGGAGGTCTTCGGGTTGACCGTCCGCTCCCGTCACGCGGGTGCCCAGATCGGTGCGGCGATGAAGTCGCTGACCGGAGGCGAGCTCAAGGGCCTCACGAAGAACCTGGAGGAGAGCCGGCAGGAGGCGCTCGGGCGGCTGACCGCCGCGGCCGAGGCCGCGGGTGCCGACGCCGTCCTGGCGATGCGCTTCGACACGACGGAGATGGGCGGCACCTGGAGCGAGGTCTGCGCGTACGGCACCGCGTGCCGGCTCGCCCGGCTCTGA
- a CDS encoding carbohydrate ABC transporter permease, with the protein MSRSRRSHAQGRTGIGRHLALGLLALVSVFPVVLVVSTTLKSSQDVRSNPFGLFSSFSLENLETAWTVGDFDAYLLNSILLSVPSTLIVVVLSTMAGYAFARLPFPGRTLAFYVVVFGLLVPFFAYMVPLYFQMRSMGLLDSLIGVNLVLATTQLSFGAWFMRAFFSDLPSELEQAARMDGAGEWQLFLRIMVPLVTSGMGALAVFTFLQQWNNFLVPLLYMPGGGYRPLTLGLYLFIGGRSVDIGPLAAGTLITILPVVVLYVVLQRQVTQGFLSGAVKG; encoded by the coding sequence GTGAGCCGCTCGAGGCGGTCACACGCGCAGGGCCGGACGGGGATCGGGCGCCACCTGGCGCTCGGGCTGCTCGCCCTGGTCTCGGTGTTCCCGGTGGTCCTCGTGGTGTCCACGACCCTGAAGAGCAGCCAGGACGTGCGGTCGAACCCGTTCGGCCTGTTCAGCTCCTTCTCCCTGGAGAACCTCGAGACCGCCTGGACGGTCGGTGACTTCGACGCCTACCTGCTCAACAGCATCCTGCTCAGCGTCCCCAGCACGCTGATCGTCGTCGTCCTGTCGACCATGGCGGGCTACGCGTTCGCCCGGCTGCCGTTCCCCGGCCGCACCCTGGCGTTCTACGTGGTGGTCTTCGGGCTGCTGGTGCCGTTCTTCGCCTACATGGTCCCGCTGTACTTCCAGATGCGGTCGATGGGCCTGCTGGACAGCCTGATCGGGGTCAACCTGGTGCTGGCCACCACGCAGCTGTCCTTCGGCGCCTGGTTCATGCGGGCGTTCTTCTCCGACCTGCCGAGCGAGCTGGAGCAGGCCGCCCGGATGGACGGCGCCGGTGAGTGGCAGCTGTTCCTGCGGATCATGGTGCCGCTGGTGACCTCCGGCATGGGCGCGCTGGCCGTGTTCACCTTCCTGCAGCAGTGGAACAACTTCCTGGTGCCGCTGCTGTACATGCCCGGCGGTGGCTACCGCCCGCTGACCCTGGGCCTGTACCTGTTCATCGGCGGGCGCTCGGTCGACATCGGCCCGCTCGCGGCCGGCACGCTGATCACGATCCTGCCGGTGGTCGTGCTCTACGTGGTCCTGCAGCGCCAGGTCACCCAGGGGTTCCTGTCCGGGGCGGTCAAGGGCTGA
- a CDS encoding alpha/beta hydrolase family protein: MARPARLHFSDEDLDGQLVRTLSMAVVSAADLGEAMAAAARVDRPDRDRWHAAWASAAAGAEEAAAAATAAGDRVSARAAHLRASEYHRQSWYYLRSDLGDPRLREGHRRHVAEFAAAAALMDSPAERVAIPYEGTTLPGWLFAPDASGTPRPTVVLPCGYDSTAEYGWADVPPALERGYNALTFEGPGQGAALIEQGLVLRPDFEAVLTPVLDWLLTRPEVDPGAVVLVGRSFAGYLAPRAAAFEHRLAALVCDPAQPDMGARVPGGLAGLLAAPVARAQVRASARRREFFGARMAAHGLDDVGDYLRELRRYSMLDVADRISCPVVVVEAEGDFAGGGGRTLVDALTVPAELVRLTAAQGASGHCAGLGQQVWAGAVHPRLHRLLSAAPVPAGSGSR, translated from the coding sequence ATGGCCCGGCCCGCGCGACTGCACTTCTCCGACGAGGACCTCGACGGCCAGCTGGTCCGGACGCTGTCGATGGCCGTGGTCTCCGCCGCCGACCTGGGCGAGGCGATGGCCGCGGCCGCCCGGGTGGACCGGCCCGACCGCGACCGCTGGCACGCCGCGTGGGCGTCCGCGGCCGCCGGGGCCGAGGAGGCGGCGGCCGCGGCGACGGCGGCCGGCGACCGGGTCAGCGCCCGCGCCGCCCACCTGCGGGCCAGCGAGTACCACCGGCAGAGCTGGTACTACCTGCGCTCCGACCTCGGCGACCCCCGGCTGCGCGAGGGGCACCGCCGCCACGTGGCCGAGTTCGCGGCCGCGGCCGCGCTGATGGACTCCCCCGCCGAGCGGGTGGCGATCCCCTACGAGGGCACCACGCTCCCGGGCTGGCTGTTCGCGCCGGACGCCTCGGGGACGCCCCGCCCGACGGTCGTGCTCCCCTGCGGCTACGACTCCACCGCCGAGTACGGCTGGGCCGACGTCCCCCCGGCCCTGGAGCGCGGCTACAACGCGCTGACCTTCGAGGGGCCGGGTCAGGGCGCGGCGCTCATCGAGCAGGGGCTGGTGCTCCGGCCGGACTTCGAGGCCGTCCTCACGCCGGTGCTCGACTGGCTGCTGACCCGCCCGGAGGTCGATCCCGGCGCCGTCGTCCTGGTGGGGCGCTCCTTCGCGGGCTACCTGGCGCCGCGGGCGGCCGCGTTCGAGCACCGCCTCGCCGCGCTCGTCTGCGACCCGGCCCAGCCGGACATGGGCGCCCGCGTCCCCGGCGGCCTGGCCGGCCTCCTCGCCGCGCCGGTCGCGCGGGCGCAGGTGCGGGCCAGCGCGCGACGCCGCGAGTTCTTCGGCGCCCGGATGGCCGCGCACGGCCTCGACGACGTCGGCGACTACCTCCGGGAGCTGCGCCGGTACTCGATGCTCGACGTCGCCGACCGGATCAGCTGCCCGGTCGTCGTCGTCGAGGCCGAGGGGGACTTCGCCGGCGGAGGCGGCCGGACCCTGGTCGACGCCCTGACCGTCCCCGCCGAGCTGGTCCGCCTCACCGCCGCGCAGGGGGCCTCCGGGCACTGCGCGGGACTCGGGCAGCAGGTCTGGGCGGGCGCGGTCCACCCGCGGCTGCACCGGCTGCTGTCGGCGGCCCCGGTGCCGGCCGGCAGCGGGTCCCGGTGA
- a CDS encoding polysaccharide deacetylase family protein: protein MLRCIALTFDDGPGPHTAELLDDLRAQDVRATFFVVGRNAAAHPDVVRRMVADGHAVGNHTWSHPRLPDVGPAAVGTELDRATAVLAGLGVTTSLVRPPYGATDATVAAVAADRGHAQVLWDVDTRDWWNRDVTITTERVLAGAHRGAIVLMHDIHPTTVQAVPGIVDALQDAGYTLVTVPQLLGPDVVPGATYVSG, encoded by the coding sequence GTGCTGCGGTGCATCGCGCTCACGTTCGACGACGGCCCCGGCCCCCACACCGCGGAGCTCCTCGACGACCTGCGCGCCCAGGACGTCCGCGCCACGTTCTTCGTCGTCGGGCGGAACGCGGCCGCACACCCGGACGTGGTCCGTCGGATGGTCGCCGACGGCCACGCCGTCGGCAACCACACCTGGAGCCATCCCCGCCTGCCCGACGTCGGCCCGGCCGCCGTGGGCACCGAGCTCGACCGGGCCACCGCGGTCCTGGCCGGCCTGGGGGTGACGACGTCGCTGGTGCGGCCGCCGTACGGCGCCACCGACGCGACCGTCGCCGCGGTGGCGGCCGACCGCGGCCACGCGCAGGTCCTCTGGGACGTCGACACCCGCGACTGGTGGAACCGCGACGTCACGATCACCACCGAGCGGGTCCTGGCCGGCGCGCACCGCGGCGCGATCGTGCTGATGCACGACATCCACCCGACGACGGTCCAGGCGGTGCCTGGGATCGTCGACGCGCTGCAGGACGCCGGCTACACGCTGGTCACCGTGCCGCAGCTCCTGGGACCCGACGTCGTGCCGGGCGCGACGTACGTCTCCGGCTGA
- a CDS encoding carbohydrate ABC transporter permease, translated as MTAAPAPTATATLPSPGRSRRRGRRPGRAGVSAVTRRQQARLGVLLVAPAVVLMLVFLVFPVLNSVYYVFVDFDGLDTTPPWVGLGNLTELAQDRQMWAAAWHNLIWIVLGTVGPLVIGLGLALLLWGVRRGSTFYRVVFFLPYVLPQVAVGVVWGWIYAPTRGWLNRGLEAVGLDGLTRGWLGDPGTALYAVLGTAIWTATGFVFVIILSALRNVDNEQVEAAMLDGAGYLQRLRHVVLPQILPVFLMVTALTLIGGFAVFDIVFVMTGGGPANATEVLGTYAYSNAFELSRISYGTTLALVVTALAVPVAVWLDRLQRRVSIEERGA; from the coding sequence GTGACCGCGGCACCGGCACCCACCGCGACGGCGACGCTGCCCTCGCCGGGGAGGTCACGCCGGCGGGGGCGGCGCCCCGGACGGGCCGGGGTCTCCGCCGTCACCCGCCGGCAGCAGGCGCGCCTCGGCGTGCTGCTGGTGGCGCCGGCGGTGGTGCTCATGCTGGTCTTCCTCGTCTTCCCGGTGCTCAACTCCGTCTACTACGTCTTCGTCGACTTCGACGGCCTGGACACCACGCCCCCCTGGGTGGGACTGGGCAACCTCACCGAGCTGGCCCAGGACCGGCAGATGTGGGCGGCCGCGTGGCACAACCTCATCTGGATCGTCCTGGGGACCGTCGGGCCCCTCGTCATCGGCCTCGGGCTCGCCCTGCTGCTGTGGGGGGTGCGGCGCGGGTCGACCTTCTACCGCGTCGTCTTCTTCCTGCCCTACGTGCTGCCGCAGGTCGCGGTCGGCGTCGTCTGGGGCTGGATCTACGCGCCGACCCGCGGCTGGCTCAACCGCGGGCTCGAGGCGGTGGGGCTCGACGGGCTGACGCGGGGCTGGCTGGGCGACCCGGGCACCGCCCTCTACGCGGTGCTCGGCACCGCCATCTGGACCGCCACCGGCTTCGTCTTCGTGATCATCCTGTCGGCGCTGCGCAACGTCGACAACGAGCAGGTCGAGGCGGCGATGCTCGACGGCGCGGGCTACCTGCAGCGGCTGCGGCACGTGGTGCTGCCGCAGATCCTGCCGGTGTTCCTCATGGTCACCGCGCTCACGCTGATCGGCGGCTTCGCCGTCTTCGACATCGTCTTCGTGATGACCGGAGGGGGTCCGGCGAACGCCACGGAGGTCCTCGGCACCTACGCCTACAGCAATGCGTTCGAGCTCAGCCGGATCAGCTACGGCACGACCCTCGCCCTGGTGGTGACGGCGCTCGCCGTGCCGGTGGCGGTGTGGCTCGACCGGCTGCAGCGGCGGGTCTCGATCGAGGAGCGCGGCGCGTGA
- a CDS encoding DUF6653 family protein produces MIGQAGEEAPGMAMDTRMARAFGLEGDAWQRHANPWSVYTRIPIPPLLAVAIWSRTRIGWWSLVPVAAVCAWTAVDPRAFPPPRSLDHWASRSVLGETHWAQRRQVPVPARHRVAPNVLAALSTLGVPFVVRGLAVRNGWMVLFGLAVQMSGKVWFLDRMAILHDDVVPAGAPGGPAGPGTSQR; encoded by the coding sequence GTGATCGGGCAGGCAGGCGAGGAGGCACCCGGCATGGCGATGGACACCAGGATGGCCAGGGCGTTCGGGCTCGAGGGGGACGCGTGGCAGCGCCACGCCAACCCGTGGAGCGTCTACACGCGGATCCCGATCCCGCCCCTGCTCGCCGTCGCGATCTGGAGCCGGACCCGGATCGGGTGGTGGTCACTCGTCCCGGTGGCCGCGGTGTGTGCCTGGACCGCGGTCGACCCCCGGGCGTTCCCGCCACCGCGCTCGCTGGACCACTGGGCGTCGAGGTCGGTGCTGGGCGAGACGCACTGGGCGCAGCGGCGGCAGGTCCCCGTCCCCGCGCGGCACCGGGTCGCGCCGAACGTGCTGGCAGCGCTCAGCACACTGGGCGTGCCGTTCGTGGTGAGGGGCCTGGCCGTGCGGAACGGGTGGATGGTCCTGTTCGGACTGGCGGTCCAGATGTCCGGGAAGGTCTGGTTCCTCGACCGGATGGCCATCCTCCACGACGACGTCGTGCCGGCCGGGGCGCCCGGCGGCCCCGCGGGACCGGGGACGTCGCAGCGGTGA
- the gdhA gene encoding NADP-specific glutamate dehydrogenase, with product MAESLPPVVERIHEEVLRRNPAEPEFHQAVREVLESLAVVLNRHSEYTEMKTVERICEPERQVIFRVPWQDDSGEVQINRGFRVEFNSALGPYKGGLRFHPSVNLGIVKFLGFEQVFKNALTGMPIGGGKGGSDFDPKGRSDAEVMRFCQSFMTELYRHLGEYTDVPAGDIGVGAREIGYLFGQYKRITNRYESGVITGKGLGWGGALVRTEATGYGAAFFAEAMMETAGESFDGKRVTVSGSGNVAVYAIEKVHQLGGTVVACSDSSGYVVDEKGIDLEVLKQVKEVERARVGEYAERVASASFVADGDIWDVPCDVAIPSATQNELDGEGAASLARAGCRYVVEGANMPATPDAVRVFREAGVAFAPGKAANAGGVATSALEMQQNASRDRWSFEHTEARLEEIMRGIHERCHATADEYGSPGDLVLGANVAGFLQVAEAVHAHGLV from the coding sequence GTGGCCGAGAGCCTCCCGCCGGTGGTCGAGCGCATCCACGAGGAGGTGCTGCGCCGCAACCCCGCGGAACCGGAGTTCCACCAGGCGGTCCGTGAGGTCCTCGAGTCTCTGGCCGTGGTGCTCAACCGGCACAGCGAGTACACCGAGATGAAGACGGTCGAGCGCATCTGCGAGCCCGAGCGGCAGGTCATCTTCCGGGTGCCCTGGCAGGACGACTCCGGTGAGGTGCAGATCAACCGGGGCTTCCGCGTCGAGTTCAACTCCGCGCTCGGCCCCTACAAGGGCGGGCTGCGCTTCCACCCGTCGGTCAACCTCGGCATCGTCAAGTTCCTCGGCTTCGAGCAGGTGTTCAAGAACGCGCTCACCGGCATGCCGATCGGCGGCGGCAAGGGCGGCTCGGACTTCGACCCCAAGGGCCGCTCCGACGCCGAGGTCATGCGCTTCTGCCAGTCGTTCATGACCGAGCTCTACCGGCACCTCGGCGAGTACACCGACGTGCCGGCCGGCGACATCGGCGTGGGCGCCCGCGAGATCGGCTACCTGTTCGGCCAGTACAAGCGGATCACCAACCGTTACGAGTCCGGCGTCATCACCGGCAAGGGCCTGGGCTGGGGCGGCGCGCTCGTCCGCACCGAGGCCACCGGTTACGGGGCCGCCTTCTTCGCCGAGGCGATGATGGAGACGGCCGGGGAGTCCTTCGACGGCAAGCGCGTGACCGTCAGCGGCTCGGGCAACGTCGCCGTCTACGCGATCGAGAAGGTGCACCAGCTCGGCGGCACCGTGGTCGCCTGCTCGGACTCCAGCGGCTACGTCGTCGACGAGAAGGGCATCGACCTCGAGGTCCTCAAGCAGGTCAAGGAGGTCGAGCGGGCGCGCGTCGGCGAGTACGCCGAGCGCGTCGCGTCGGCGTCGTTCGTGGCCGACGGCGACATCTGGGACGTGCCCTGCGACGTCGCGATCCCCAGCGCGACGCAGAACGAGCTGGACGGCGAGGGGGCCGCCAGCCTGGCCCGCGCGGGCTGCCGCTACGTCGTCGAGGGGGCCAACATGCCGGCCACCCCGGACGCGGTGCGGGTGTTCCGCGAGGCGGGGGTCGCGTTCGCGCCGGGCAAGGCCGCCAACGCGGGGGGAGTGGCCACCTCCGCGCTGGAGATGCAGCAGAACGCCTCGCGCGACAGGTGGTCCTTCGAGCACACCGAGGCCCGGCTGGAGGAGATCATGCGCGGCATCCACGAGCGGTGCCACGCCACCGCAGACGAGTACGGCTCCCCGGGCGACCTGGTCCTCGGCGCGAACGTCGCGGGCTTCCTGCAGGTGGCCGAGGCCGTCCACGCGCACGGCCTGGTCTGA
- a CDS encoding glycerophosphodiester phosphodiesterase, whose product MPEERGQGRRVAFADLRRPFVIAHRGGSLQVPEHTMEGYRMAVDQGLPVIEQDVHTLADGALGVMHDGTVDRMTTSSGNVADHTAESWKRLDIDAAVTLGGGWPDGLRPPLFDEVLAEFGNRVLLCAEAKGSDAMGPMTEALDRHGIDPASVLLQSYSLADCRLARSRGWDVVWLGSTDVARAAAEGIGWIGLDAALVTPEVCARAHAAGIEVACYTVDRRSERDAVVACGVDAVFSDDPVYVAGDAGRTSDLFARRVWLPGMQPDTGRGRFSADGSWSPDVSDTATSTLMGFLTPPDPAAFTLRLDLRLDLPLDRRTDRRTYWGSVLLTTDDHPYRPPDGPSPGVDGYLVLLRADGDLEVHRVTDGVPTLLASSPAGVRTGSYAPLRITVTGSDLAVRAGTAGRVLTVADATHRPVPVVHLGSARAEVRFRHVEVS is encoded by the coding sequence GTGCCTGAGGAGCGCGGGCAGGGCCGTCGCGTGGCCTTCGCCGACCTGCGCCGCCCGTTCGTCATCGCCCACCGCGGCGGGTCCCTGCAGGTGCCCGAGCACACGATGGAGGGCTACCGGATGGCGGTGGACCAGGGCCTGCCGGTCATCGAGCAGGACGTGCACACACTGGCCGACGGCGCCCTCGGCGTCATGCACGACGGCACCGTGGACCGGATGACCACCTCCAGCGGCAACGTCGCGGACCACACGGCGGAGTCGTGGAAGCGGCTCGACATCGACGCCGCGGTCACCCTCGGCGGCGGCTGGCCCGACGGGCTCCGCCCCCCGCTGTTCGACGAGGTGCTCGCCGAGTTCGGCAACCGCGTCCTGCTCTGCGCCGAGGCCAAGGGCAGCGACGCCATGGGTCCCATGACCGAGGCCCTCGACCGGCACGGCATCGACCCGGCGTCCGTGCTGCTGCAGTCCTACTCGCTGGCCGACTGCCGGCTGGCGCGCTCGCGGGGATGGGACGTCGTCTGGCTCGGGAGCACCGACGTGGCCCGGGCCGCCGCCGAGGGTATCGGCTGGATCGGCCTGGACGCCGCCCTCGTCACCCCGGAGGTCTGCGCCCGGGCGCACGCGGCCGGGATCGAGGTGGCCTGCTACACCGTCGACCGCCGCTCCGAGCGGGACGCCGTCGTCGCCTGCGGCGTGGACGCGGTCTTCTCCGACGACCCGGTCTACGTCGCGGGGGACGCGGGCCGGACGTCGGACCTGTTCGCCCGCCGGGTCTGGCTGCCGGGGATGCAGCCGGACACCGGCCGCGGCCGGTTCTCCGCCGACGGCTCGTGGAGCCCCGACGTCTCCGACACCGCCACCTCCACGCTGATGGGCTTCCTGACCCCACCGGACCCGGCCGCGTTCACGCTGCGCCTCGACCTGCGCCTCGACCTCCCCCTCGACCGCCGCACCGACCGCCGCACGTACTGGGGGTCGGTCCTGCTGACCACCGACGACCACCCGTACCGGCCGCCGGACGGCCCGTCGCCCGGGGTCGACGGCTACCTCGTCCTCCTCCGTGCCGACGGCGACCTGGAGGTCCACCGGGTCACCGACGGGGTCCCCACGCTCCTGGCGTCCTCGCCGGCAGGGGTCCGGACGGGCAGCTACGCCCCGCTCCGGATCACCGTCACCGGCTCGGACCTCGCGGTGCGGGCGGGCACCGCCGGGAGGGTCCTGACCGTCGCGGACGCCACCCACCGGCCCGTGCCCGTCGTCCACCTCGGCAGCGCACGCGCCGAGGTCCGCTTCCGGCACGTGGAGGTCTCGTGA